One Sinorhizobium mexicanum genomic region harbors:
- the purB gene encoding adenylosuccinate lyase → MIPRYSRPEMVAIWSPETKFRIWFEIEAHACDALAEIGVIPKDAAKTIWEKGGAATFDVARIDEIEAVTKHDVIAFLTHLAEFVGPDSRFVHQGMTSSDVLDTCFNVQLVRATDLLLADLDKLLDALKRRAFEHKDTVTIGRSHGIHAEPTTFGIKLALAYAEFDRCKQRLIAAREEVATGAISGAVGTFANIDPRVEEHVAKALGLKPEPVSTQVIPRDRHAMYFATLGVIASSIERLATEIRHLQRTEVLEAEEYFSPGQKGSSAMPHKRNPVLTENLTGLARMVRAFVVPAMENVALWHERDISHSSVERMIGPDATVTLDFALARLTGVIDKLLVYPENMMKNLNKFRGLVHSQRVLLALTQAGVSREDAYRLVQRNAMKVWEQGKDFLEELLADTEVRAALSEEEIREKFDLGYHTKHVDTIFKRVFG, encoded by the coding sequence ATGATCCCCCGTTACTCCCGGCCGGAAATGGTGGCCATTTGGTCGCCGGAAACGAAATTCCGCATCTGGTTCGAGATCGAGGCGCATGCCTGCGATGCCCTCGCCGAAATCGGTGTCATTCCCAAGGACGCGGCGAAGACGATCTGGGAAAAGGGCGGCGCGGCAACGTTCGACGTTGCCCGGATCGATGAAATCGAGGCCGTCACCAAGCACGACGTCATCGCTTTCCTCACCCATCTGGCGGAATTCGTCGGGCCGGACAGTCGTTTCGTCCATCAGGGCATGACCTCGTCGGACGTTCTCGATACCTGCTTCAACGTGCAGCTGGTTCGTGCGACGGACCTCTTGCTCGCTGACCTCGACAAGCTGCTCGACGCCCTGAAACGCCGTGCCTTCGAGCACAAGGACACTGTCACCATCGGCCGGTCGCACGGTATCCACGCCGAGCCCACCACCTTCGGCATCAAGCTGGCGCTTGCCTACGCGGAATTCGATCGCTGCAAGCAGCGCCTCATCGCTGCACGCGAGGAAGTTGCGACCGGTGCCATTTCCGGTGCTGTCGGCACCTTTGCCAACATCGACCCGCGGGTCGAGGAGCATGTCGCAAAGGCTCTCGGCCTGAAGCCGGAACCGGTCTCGACGCAGGTTATCCCGCGCGACCGCCATGCCATGTATTTCGCGACGCTCGGCGTCATTGCCTCCTCGATCGAGCGTCTGGCGACGGAAATCCGCCATCTGCAGCGCACGGAGGTGCTTGAAGCCGAGGAATATTTCTCCCCGGGCCAGAAGGGCTCCTCAGCCATGCCGCACAAGCGCAATCCGGTGCTGACGGAGAACCTGACCGGACTTGCCCGCATGGTCCGCGCCTTCGTCGTGCCGGCCATGGAAAATGTGGCGCTCTGGCATGAGCGCGATATTTCGCACTCCTCGGTCGAGCGCATGATCGGACCGGACGCGACGGTGACGCTCGATTTCGCACTGGCCCGGCTGACCGGTGTGATCGACAAGTTGCTCGTCTATCCCGAGAACATGATGAAGAACTTGAACAAGTTCCGCGGTCTTGTTCACTCGCAGCGCGTGCTGCTCGCGCTCACCCAGGCCGGCGTTTCGCGCGAGGATGCCTACCGGCTCGTTCAACGCAACGCCATGAAGGTCTGGGAACAGGGCAAGGATTTCCTTGAGGAGTTGCTGGCCGACACTGAAGTTCGGGCCGCACTCTCGGAAGAGGAAATCCGCGAGAAATTCGATCTCGGTTACCACACCAAGCACGTCGACACGATCTTCAAGCGTGTCTTTGGCTGA
- a CDS encoding PilZ domain-containing protein — protein sequence MTYRDSVQRASQRTQTKITGKVTCKFGSSNGVVRDLSDEGICFQLLFDIGAQTGQEVTIQSEELGYLTGIVRWYRGDKIGIKLKLSSNTAAQISSYYKFFRP from the coding sequence ATGACGTACAGGGACAGTGTTCAACGCGCATCACAGCGCACGCAGACGAAAATAACAGGCAAAGTTACATGCAAGTTCGGGTCGAGCAACGGGGTTGTTAGAGACCTCTCTGACGAGGGTATCTGTTTCCAACTCCTGTTCGACATCGGCGCCCAGACGGGACAGGAAGTCACGATTCAGAGTGAAGAGCTCGGCTATCTGACAGGGATTGTGCGCTGGTATCGCGGCGACAAGATCGGCATCAAACTCAAGCTCTCGTCGAACACCGCGGCGCAAATTTCGTCTTACTATAAATTTTTCCGCCCGTGA
- a CDS encoding DUF2189 domain-containing protein: MTTFHVLSGANARVSHPGIRKIGIADVFDALRLGLNDFREKPSHYVFLCLIYPIAGAVLITWSAGANMLPLLYPLASGFALIGPVAAIGLYEISRRRELGMDASWPHALRLHRSPALPSILAVAAMLFVIFIAWLLVAQALYVRIFGTVPPMSIAAFWNGIIGTQEGWNLIVVGNAVGFVFAVIVLSISVVSFPLLLDRDIGAVAAVETSIRATLTNPVPVACWGLIIAAGLVIGSIPVFVGLAVIMPIFGHATWHLYRKMVEPDPAGRKA; the protein is encoded by the coding sequence ATGACAACCTTCCATGTCCTGTCGGGGGCGAATGCGAGAGTCTCGCATCCCGGAATACGAAAGATTGGCATTGCGGATGTGTTTGACGCGTTGCGTCTCGGACTGAATGATTTTCGCGAGAAGCCGTCGCATTATGTTTTCTTGTGCTTGATATACCCTATTGCCGGTGCGGTGCTGATAACCTGGAGCGCGGGCGCAAACATGCTGCCGTTGCTCTATCCGCTTGCTTCCGGCTTCGCCCTCATCGGTCCTGTCGCGGCAATCGGCCTCTACGAGATCAGCCGCCGCCGTGAATTGGGCATGGATGCGTCATGGCCGCACGCCTTGCGACTGCACCGCTCGCCGGCGCTGCCCTCGATTTTAGCGGTCGCCGCCATGTTGTTCGTTATCTTCATTGCCTGGCTTCTGGTTGCACAGGCGCTTTATGTGAGGATTTTCGGAACGGTGCCACCGATGTCGATTGCAGCCTTCTGGAACGGCATTATCGGCACGCAAGAGGGTTGGAATCTCATCGTTGTCGGCAATGCCGTCGGGTTTGTCTTCGCCGTGATCGTGCTCTCGATCAGCGTGGTTTCATTCCCCTTGCTGCTTGATCGCGATATCGGCGCCGTCGCGGCCGTCGAGACCTCTATCCGCGCGACGCTTACCAATCCGGTGCCGGTCGCCTGCTGGGGCCTCATCATCGCGGCTGGACTGGTGATCGGCTCGATTCCGGTCTTCGTCGGCCTTGCCGTCATCATGCCGATCTTTGGCCACGCCACATGGCATCTCTATCGGAAGATGGTGGAACCGGATCCTGCCGGCCGCAAGGCCTGA
- a CDS encoding RBBP9/YdeN family alpha/beta hydrolase — translation MKISEADILIVPGYTNSGPEHWQTRWERKLSTARRVEQAEWSKPVREDWVARMVEAVNAAPRPVVIVAHSLGVATAIHALPHCAKKIAGAFLVAPPDVANPKIRPKHLMTFGPYPRDPLPFPSLMVASRNDPFGSYEHAGDIANAWGAFLVDAGEAGHINAESGHGPWPEGTMVFAQFLSRLRP, via the coding sequence ATGAAGATTTCAGAAGCTGACATCCTGATCGTGCCGGGCTACACCAATTCCGGCCCGGAGCATTGGCAAACCCGCTGGGAGCGAAAGCTCTCGACGGCGCGCCGTGTCGAGCAGGCCGAATGGTCGAAGCCCGTGCGCGAGGATTGGGTGGCGCGGATGGTCGAGGCAGTCAATGCCGCGCCAAGGCCGGTCGTGATCGTCGCGCATTCCCTGGGTGTCGCCACAGCGATCCATGCCCTGCCCCATTGCGCGAAGAAGATCGCAGGCGCCTTCCTGGTCGCGCCGCCGGACGTCGCCAATCCCAAGATCCGCCCGAAGCATCTGATGACCTTCGGCCCCTACCCGCGCGACCCTCTGCCCTTCCCGTCGCTGATGGTGGCAAGCCGCAACGATCCCTTCGGGTCCTACGAGCACGCCGGAGACATCGCCAACGCCTGGGGTGCGTTCTTGGTCGATGCCGGCGAAGCCGGGCACATCAACGCGGAATCGGGTCACGGCCCTTGGCCCGAGGGTACGATGGTCTTTGCCCAGTTCCTCAGCCGGCTGCGGCCGTAG
- a CDS encoding sensor domain-containing protein, whose translation MTEPHEPIDTGNRPTTQDSLVPDAIDQVPAGMILVGAGDAIRAANAPALRLLGRTAEEVIGAPIAAFVHGGDLPVIVALEGAQPAVIRFLGKSGTLSMLVCLTRLPAPGTDATTILTMLPADSLVSEIASLRKDETRWKYALESALEGVWDHDFETGNLFYSSTWRRLRGLADDAEVDGTLDKWIENVHPDDRAHVLACIARQDSGEVQFNTFQYRERHADGRWVWIESRGASVAYGPDGKPCRIIGTDTDITARKEAEARLAEVSRRLQLALDISKIGVFEHNLDTGVSHWDEAMFRMYGLDPAGQAPSSAGWESVLHPEDKAAAIGRVDDAIASRTPFTNAFRIIRPDGAVRHIRSNAAFHTDLNGATRLVGANWDVTDDIALQEELRRAKSVAEARNCELEAARVSIEYNALHDHLTDLPNRRYLDRILSEARVVNAILHLDLDRFKQINDTLGHQAGDAMLIHAATVLRSHAESDDFIARIGGDEFVIVCRSGRGSMQLAELAGRIIQAFRRPVPYADQLCRLGASIGVALDEGRLTDPRQLLMDADIALYRAKSLGRDRFELFSDEMQNQILTAKRIGDELREALEKGQFVPYYQPQFDARTLEVTGVETLVRWNHPHRGVLVPMQFLKVAEDINLLAAIDRTVVEMAYADFQSWQRQGLAVPKISVNISSRRLRDPQLVSDLRQMNIPHGVMSFELLESIFLDEFEDEVAETIAALNELGIDIEIDDFGTGHASIIGLLKLNPARLKIDRALVGPVTENSKQQKLVRAIIDIGHSLNIKVVAEGVETWAHAALLADLGCDVLQGYALAKPMSRQDFEKMAQGGFNVSRIFSEARRIR comes from the coding sequence GTGACCGAGCCGCACGAACCGATCGACACCGGCAATAGGCCGACGACACAAGACAGCCTGGTGCCGGACGCGATAGATCAAGTCCCGGCGGGTATGATCCTTGTCGGCGCAGGCGATGCCATACGCGCGGCCAACGCGCCCGCCCTCCGGCTGCTCGGGCGGACGGCTGAAGAAGTCATCGGCGCACCGATCGCCGCATTCGTTCACGGTGGAGATCTTCCAGTAATCGTTGCGTTGGAGGGGGCGCAGCCTGCGGTCATCCGCTTCCTCGGTAAATCAGGCACGCTTTCCATGCTCGTTTGCCTCACCCGTCTGCCGGCACCGGGAACCGACGCGACGACGATACTGACAATGCTTCCGGCCGACAGCCTCGTTTCCGAAATCGCAAGCCTGCGCAAGGACGAGACACGTTGGAAATATGCCCTTGAAAGCGCCTTGGAAGGCGTCTGGGATCACGACTTCGAAACCGGCAATCTGTTCTATTCGTCGACCTGGCGGCGTCTGCGAGGGTTGGCGGATGACGCGGAGGTCGACGGCACGCTGGACAAATGGATCGAAAATGTCCATCCGGACGACCGCGCGCACGTTCTCGCCTGCATCGCGCGGCAAGACTCCGGCGAAGTCCAGTTCAACACATTCCAATACCGGGAGCGCCATGCGGACGGACGCTGGGTCTGGATCGAGAGCCGCGGCGCATCGGTCGCTTATGGGCCCGACGGCAAGCCATGCCGCATCATCGGCACCGATACCGACATAACCGCACGCAAGGAAGCGGAGGCCCGGCTCGCGGAGGTTTCGCGCCGCCTGCAATTGGCGCTCGACATTTCGAAGATCGGCGTCTTCGAGCACAATCTCGATACCGGCGTTTCGCACTGGGACGAGGCCATGTTCAGGATGTATGGCCTGGACCCTGCCGGCCAAGCGCCCTCGTCTGCCGGTTGGGAGAGCGTTTTGCACCCGGAGGACAAAGCCGCCGCGATCGGACGCGTCGACGATGCGATCGCCAGCCGCACGCCCTTCACCAACGCGTTCCGCATTATCAGGCCCGATGGAGCCGTTCGCCACATTCGCTCGAATGCCGCGTTTCATACTGATCTCAACGGCGCAACGAGGCTCGTTGGCGCCAATTGGGACGTGACGGATGATATCGCCCTGCAGGAGGAGCTGAGGCGGGCAAAATCCGTTGCCGAGGCGCGCAACTGTGAACTTGAGGCGGCGCGCGTCAGCATCGAGTACAACGCGCTGCACGATCATCTGACGGACTTGCCGAACCGCCGCTATCTTGATCGGATCCTGTCGGAGGCGCGCGTCGTCAACGCCATTCTTCATCTCGATCTGGATCGCTTTAAGCAGATCAACGATACGCTCGGCCACCAGGCCGGAGACGCCATGCTTATTCATGCTGCGACCGTACTGAGGTCACACGCCGAGAGCGACGATTTCATCGCTCGCATCGGTGGCGACGAATTCGTCATCGTATGCCGCAGCGGCCGGGGTTCGATGCAACTCGCAGAGCTTGCCGGGCGCATCATCCAGGCATTTCGCCGTCCCGTCCCCTACGCCGATCAATTATGCCGCCTCGGCGCGAGCATCGGCGTTGCCCTGGACGAAGGCAGGCTTACCGATCCCAGGCAGCTCTTGATGGACGCCGACATCGCCCTTTATCGCGCCAAGAGCCTCGGCCGAGACCGGTTCGAACTCTTTTCCGACGAGATGCAGAACCAGATTCTGACCGCCAAGCGGATCGGCGACGAGCTCCGCGAGGCGCTCGAAAAAGGGCAGTTCGTTCCTTATTACCAGCCGCAGTTCGACGCCCGAACGCTGGAAGTCACGGGCGTCGAAACCCTGGTGCGTTGGAACCATCCGCACCGCGGCGTGCTGGTGCCCATGCAATTCCTGAAAGTCGCCGAAGACATCAATCTTCTCGCAGCAATAGACCGGACGGTGGTCGAAATGGCTTACGCCGACTTTCAAAGCTGGCAGCGCCAAGGGCTCGCGGTCCCCAAGATTTCGGTCAATATCTCCTCACGCCGCCTGCGGGACCCTCAGCTTGTCTCTGACCTGCGACAGATGAACATCCCCCATGGCGTCATGTCGTTCGAGCTGCTTGAGTCGATCTTTCTCGACGAGTTCGAGGACGAAGTTGCGGAAACGATCGCGGCCTTGAACGAACTCGGCATCGACATCGAGATTGATGATTTTGGTACCGGTCACGCGTCGATCATCGGACTCCTCAAACTCAACCCGGCGCGCCTGAAGATCGATCGCGCCTTGGTAGGGCCGGTCACGGAAAACAGCAAACAGCAAAAGCTGGTGCGTGCCATCATCGACATCGGCCATTCGTTGAATATCAAGGTGGTAGCCGAAGGGGTCGAAACGTGGGCCCACGCCGCGCTTCTCGCCGATCTCGGCTGCGACGTCCTGCAAGGCTATGCTCTGGCGAAACCCATGAGCCGGCAGGATTTCGAGAAAATGGCCCAAGGCGGCTTCAACGTGTCGCGCATCTTTTCTGAAGCGCGCCGGATACGGTGA
- a CDS encoding DUF1476 domain-containing protein, protein MTTMQDREKGFEAKFALDAELKFKAEARRNRLLGLWAAGLLNKADPEAYATEIITIDLAATGHEDVARKIKADFDAAGVLKSEDEIRLRMMEFLAQAIEQVQNN, encoded by the coding sequence ATGACGACGATGCAGGACCGCGAAAAGGGCTTCGAAGCGAAGTTTGCACTGGACGCAGAGCTGAAGTTCAAGGCGGAAGCTCGCCGCAACAGACTGCTCGGTCTTTGGGCCGCAGGTCTCTTGAACAAGGCCGATCCGGAAGCCTACGCGACGGAAATCATTACCATCGACCTCGCGGCGACCGGCCACGAAGACGTGGCGCGCAAGATCAAGGCCGATTTCGACGCTGCCGGCGTCCTAAAGTCGGAAGACGAAATCCGGTTGCGGATGATGGAGTTTCTCGCCCAAGCGATAGAGCAGGTTCAGAACAACTGA
- the purC gene encoding phosphoribosylaminoimidazolesuccinocarboxamide synthase: protein MNRRRRIYEGKAKILYEGPEPGTLIQFFKDDATAFNKKKHDVIDGKGVLNNRISEYIFTHLNKIGIPTHFIRRLNMREQLIKEVEIIPLEIVVRNVAAGSLAKRLGIEEGTVLPRSIIEFYYKADALDDPMVSEEHITAFGWASPQELDDIMALAIRINDFLSGLFLGVGIQLVDFKIECGRLFEGDMMRIVLADEISPDSCRLWDVETKEKMDKDRFRRDMGGLVEAYQEVARRLGIINENEPPRGSGPVLVK from the coding sequence ATGAATCGTCGCCGCCGTATCTACGAGGGCAAGGCCAAGATCCTTTACGAGGGTCCGGAACCGGGCACGCTGATCCAGTTTTTCAAGGATGACGCGACCGCTTTCAACAAGAAGAAGCATGACGTCATCGACGGTAAGGGTGTTCTGAATAACCGGATCTCCGAGTACATCTTCACGCATCTCAACAAGATCGGCATTCCGACGCATTTTATCCGCCGCCTGAACATGCGCGAGCAGTTGATCAAGGAAGTGGAAATCATTCCGCTCGAGATCGTCGTGCGCAACGTCGCCGCCGGTTCGCTTGCGAAGCGCCTCGGCATCGAGGAAGGCACTGTGCTGCCGCGCTCGATCATCGAATTCTACTACAAGGCCGACGCGCTCGACGACCCGATGGTGTCCGAAGAGCACATCACCGCCTTCGGGTGGGCAAGCCCGCAGGAACTTGATGACATCATGGCGCTTGCCATCCGCATCAATGATTTCCTCTCCGGTCTCTTCCTCGGCGTCGGCATCCAGCTCGTTGATTTCAAGATCGAGTGCGGACGCCTGTTTGAAGGCGACATGATGCGCATCGTCCTCGCCGATGAGATTTCTCCGGATAGCTGCCGCCTTTGGGACGTCGAAACCAAGGAAAAGATGGACAAGGACCGGTTCCGCCGTGACATGGGCGGTCTCGTCGAAGCCTATCAGGAGGTGGCGCGCCGCCTCGGCATCATCAACGAGAACGAGCCGCCGCGCGGTTCTGGCCCGGTGTTGGTCAAGTAA
- the purS gene encoding phosphoribosylformylglycinamidine synthase subunit PurS, with amino-acid sequence MIKARVTVTLKNGVLDPQGKAIEGALGALGFNGIGQVRQGKVFDLQIETADKAKAEADLKAMCEKLLANTVIENYTISLA; translated from the coding sequence GTGATCAAAGCACGTGTAACCGTGACGCTCAAAAACGGTGTTCTCGATCCTCAGGGCAAGGCAATCGAGGGTGCGCTCGGGGCGCTCGGGTTCAACGGCATCGGCCAGGTTCGTCAGGGCAAGGTCTTCGATCTGCAGATCGAAACGGCAGACAAGGCCAAGGCGGAAGCCGACCTCAAGGCCATGTGCGAGAAGCTGCTGGCCAACACTGTCATTGAAAACTACACCATCTCCCTCGCCTGA
- the purQ gene encoding phosphoribosylformylglycinamidine synthase subunit PurQ, producing the protein MKSAVVQLPGLNRDRDMIAALTKISGHKPVTVWQTETEIPDVDLIVIPGGFSYGDYLRCGAIAARMPVMQAIKAKADQGVKVLGVCNGFQILLEAGLLPGALMRNASLKFVCREVKLEVVNADTYFTRAYSKGQVIRSPVAHHDGNYFADAETLKAIEGSGQVVFRYAEGTNPNGSINDIAGVMNAKGNVLGMMPHPENLIEAAHGGSDGRGIFASALDVIAA; encoded by the coding sequence ATGAAGTCTGCCGTCGTCCAGCTCCCCGGTCTCAACCGCGATCGCGACATGATCGCGGCGCTCACCAAGATCTCCGGCCATAAGCCTGTGACCGTTTGGCAGACGGAAACGGAAATTCCGGATGTCGACCTGATCGTCATACCCGGTGGCTTTTCCTATGGCGACTATCTGCGCTGCGGTGCAATCGCCGCGCGCATGCCGGTGATGCAGGCGATCAAGGCCAAGGCCGATCAAGGCGTCAAGGTTCTCGGCGTCTGCAACGGCTTCCAGATCTTGCTTGAAGCGGGCCTCTTGCCCGGCGCCCTGATGCGCAATGCTTCGCTGAAGTTCGTCTGCCGCGAGGTGAAGCTCGAAGTGGTCAACGCCGACACGTATTTCACGCGCGCCTATTCGAAGGGACAGGTCATCCGCAGCCCTGTTGCCCATCATGACGGCAACTATTTCGCCGATGCAGAGACACTGAAGGCGATCGAGGGCAGCGGTCAGGTCGTGTTCCGTTACGCCGAAGGCACCAATCCGAACGGATCGATCAACGACATTGCCGGCGTCATGAATGCGAAGGGCAACGTGCTCGGGATGATGCCGCATCCGGAAAACCTGATCGAGGCGGCACATGGCGGCTCGGACGGACGCGGGATCTTCGCCTCCGCCCTCGACGTAATCGCTGCTTAA
- a CDS encoding DUF1330 domain-containing protein, which translates to MAKGYWVASVDVTDPEGYKAYIAENANAFRKYGARFLARGGQRETPEGKMRSRIVLIEFPTYSAALECYRSPEYAKAMALRQGKSEMDLAIVEGYDSP; encoded by the coding sequence ATGGCGAAAGGATACTGGGTGGCCTCCGTCGATGTTACTGACCCAGAGGGGTACAAGGCCTACATTGCCGAGAATGCGAATGCCTTTCGAAAGTACGGTGCACGCTTTCTCGCCCGCGGTGGTCAGCGCGAGACACCCGAGGGAAAGATGCGCTCGCGCATTGTCTTGATCGAGTTCCCCACCTACAGCGCGGCGCTGGAGTGCTATCGTTCGCCCGAATATGCTAAAGCGATGGCGCTGAGGCAGGGCAAGTCGGAGATGGATCTGGCAATCGTCGAAGGTTACGACAGTCCCTGA
- a CDS encoding DUF1127 domain-containing protein, giving the protein MNTIVAIQSLRPRAVAPRNANFACEHQGPARNVFSRLWRRYCALAAMRRSRLALDELSKYQLDDIGVTEEEARREAAVPFWRSRLL; this is encoded by the coding sequence ATGAATACAATCGTTGCGATTCAATCCTTGCGACCGCGGGCGGTGGCGCCCCGCAACGCAAACTTCGCCTGCGAGCATCAGGGCCCGGCACGAAATGTGTTCTCGCGGCTCTGGCGCCGATATTGCGCACTGGCCGCGATGAGGCGCAGTCGCCTGGCGCTTGATGAACTGAGCAAGTACCAACTCGACGATATCGGCGTGACGGAAGAGGAAGCACGGCGCGAGGCAGCCGTACCATTCTGGCGCTCGCGACTCTTGTAG
- a CDS encoding PLP-dependent aminotransferase family protein produces the protein MTTWLPDIQQGQGPLYARIADQIEQAIGSGDLPVGTKLPPQRNLAFDIGVTIGTIGRAYNIVRERGLVSGEVGRGTYVLDHPESRPPEQADPLTTSLAGTRPINAPPGKLRFDSTAAPDVGQGDILAKLLGDISREHHADIASYARNFPDDWFEAGCQWLARGNFRPEPDRIVPTLGAHAAVIAVISAVTSPGDRIAFETLTYSQVSRSAGLVGRRTALVESDEFGLVPDDFERVCAQQHPKLVFLMPSAQNPTVAVMPLDRRLAVAEIARKYGVWLVEDEVYGSMTGDRVPLLAELAPERTFLVGGLSKSVAAGVRGGWVACPPNFSQRIRIAHKMVSGGLPFILAELCARLVLSGAASALRNRAVAEITARETMAREIFSGLEFNSHPRVPFLWLKLPDPWLSGTFKQAALQEGVLVDDEDEFKAGRAERAFHRIRVGFSSPPERSEVQRGFQVLRRLLDSGRTGYDSFD, from the coding sequence ATGACAACTTGGTTGCCCGATATACAGCAGGGTCAAGGCCCCCTCTACGCCCGGATCGCTGACCAGATCGAACAGGCGATCGGCAGCGGGGACTTGCCTGTGGGGACGAAGCTGCCGCCGCAGCGCAATCTTGCCTTCGACATAGGCGTGACGATCGGGACGATCGGCCGGGCCTACAATATTGTCCGCGAACGGGGACTCGTCAGCGGCGAGGTCGGCCGCGGCACGTATGTCCTTGATCACCCGGAAAGCCGCCCACCCGAACAGGCCGATCCTCTGACGACCTCGTTGGCCGGAACGCGGCCGATCAATGCGCCGCCGGGCAAGTTGCGGTTCGACAGCACGGCGGCGCCCGATGTCGGCCAGGGTGACATTCTGGCGAAATTGCTGGGTGACATCAGCCGCGAGCACCACGCGGACATTGCGAGTTATGCCCGCAATTTCCCCGACGACTGGTTCGAGGCGGGGTGCCAATGGCTCGCGCGCGGCAATTTCCGACCGGAACCCGATCGCATCGTGCCGACGCTCGGCGCCCATGCCGCCGTCATTGCGGTGATCTCCGCCGTCACCTCTCCTGGTGACCGGATCGCGTTCGAAACATTGACCTATTCGCAGGTCAGCCGCAGCGCAGGCCTGGTCGGCCGCAGGACGGCACTGGTAGAAAGCGACGAATTCGGCCTCGTCCCGGACGATTTCGAACGCGTCTGCGCCCAGCAGCATCCGAAACTTGTCTTCCTCATGCCGAGCGCCCAGAACCCGACGGTCGCCGTCATGCCGCTGGACAGGCGTCTGGCCGTCGCAGAGATCGCGCGAAAGTACGGCGTCTGGCTCGTCGAGGATGAAGTCTATGGTTCGATGACGGGCGATCGGGTGCCGTTGCTGGCGGAATTGGCACCGGAGCGAACATTCCTCGTTGGCGGCCTGTCGAAGTCCGTCGCCGCCGGCGTGCGTGGCGGTTGGGTCGCCTGCCCGCCGAACTTCAGCCAGCGCATCCGCATCGCGCACAAGATGGTGAGCGGCGGCCTTCCCTTCATTCTCGCCGAGCTTTGCGCGCGCTTGGTTCTGTCCGGCGCCGCATCCGCCTTGCGCAACCGCGCCGTCGCGGAAATCACCGCGCGTGAAACGATGGCGCGCGAAATCTTCTCGGGACTCGAATTCAATTCCCATCCGAGGGTGCCCTTCCTCTGGCTGAAGCTGCCGGATCCCTGGCTATCGGGAACCTTCAAGCAGGCGGCGCTGCAGGAGGGCGTGCTCGTCGACGACGAGGACGAGTTCAAGGCGGGGCGCGCCGAGCGCGCCTTTCACCGCATCCGCGTCGGCTTTTCTTCACCGCCCGAGCGGTCCGAAGTACAGAGAGGATTTCAGGTCCTGCGGCGGCTGCTCGACAGCGGCCGCACCGGCTACGACAGCTTCGATTGA
- a CDS encoding acyloxyacyl hydrolase, with protein sequence MAHPRSFAGQGKSFHFAVALLFSTGLAAGASQAKAAEGIFDEMRFGATTSIGNGDNHESGVFPSFTIFFDPLGADSAAGIAEKILRPRIHAGASIATSSSGVNEVYGGFSWDADLTERLFVELGVGATVHDGDLHDDGTSGPKLGCRLLFREYAAAGYRFDDHWNLSATLEHASNADLCNGPNDGLTRAGVMLGYKF encoded by the coding sequence ATGGCGCATCCACGCTCGTTCGCAGGTCAGGGCAAGTCTTTCCATTTCGCGGTCGCCCTGCTCTTCTCGACCGGGCTGGCGGCGGGCGCATCCCAGGCGAAAGCGGCAGAAGGCATTTTCGATGAGATGCGCTTCGGTGCCACCACCTCGATCGGCAACGGAGACAATCACGAGAGCGGCGTCTTCCCGTCCTTCACGATCTTCTTTGATCCCCTCGGAGCCGACAGCGCCGCCGGCATTGCGGAAAAGATCCTGCGGCCGCGTATTCACGCCGGCGCGTCGATCGCAACCTCCTCCAGCGGCGTCAATGAGGTCTATGGCGGTTTCAGTTGGGATGCCGATCTCACTGAACGGCTTTTTGTCGAACTTGGCGTAGGTGCCACCGTTCACGATGGTGACTTGCACGATGACGGCACGAGCGGACCGAAGCTCGGCTGCCGTCTGCTGTTTCGCGAGTACGCGGCTGCCGGCTATCGCTTCGACGATCATTGGAATCTCTCGGCAACGCTTGAGCATGCCTCGAATGCCGATCTTTGCAACGGCCCCAATGACGGCCTGACGCGTGCAGGCGTAATGCTCGGCTACAAATTTTGA